In Microbacterium enclense, one genomic interval encodes:
- a CDS encoding methyltransferase, with the protein MPFSFDALRRWPDLEAPGLLAADAADRLIVDESAEARAGLDDGQLVVIGDAYGALTLAAAEAGARGIRVHQDELTGEQALAANADTTGLTGTFSSLGRDAALLSGARVVLLRLPRSLRELHDLAGLIARHAHPDVVVFAGGRLKHMTPTMNEVLRARFDRVDVSHARQKSRVLTARGPHDGAEPDPERTRVDDLEIRAFGGAFAGASLDIGTRLLLAHLPEPADGDAIDLACGTGIVAATLAMRHPSLRVLACDQSAIAVDSARATAEANGLDDRITVVRDDMMRSRADDSAAFIALNPPFHSGAAVTEGIAPRMFAEAARVLRPGGELWTVWNSALQYRPALERLVGPTRQIARDRKFTVTVSTKR; encoded by the coding sequence GTGCCGTTCTCGTTCGATGCCCTCCGCCGCTGGCCCGACCTCGAGGCACCCGGTCTTCTCGCCGCCGATGCAGCCGACCGGCTGATCGTCGACGAGTCCGCCGAGGCGCGAGCGGGCCTAGACGACGGGCAGCTCGTGGTGATCGGTGACGCCTACGGCGCCCTCACTCTGGCCGCCGCCGAGGCGGGGGCGCGTGGCATCCGGGTCCATCAGGACGAGCTCACCGGCGAACAGGCCCTCGCCGCGAACGCCGACACGACCGGTCTCACCGGCACGTTCTCGTCGCTCGGGAGGGATGCCGCTCTGCTTTCGGGCGCACGCGTCGTGCTCCTGCGTCTGCCACGGTCGCTGCGCGAGCTGCACGATCTGGCCGGACTGATCGCCCGGCACGCCCACCCCGACGTCGTGGTCTTCGCCGGCGGCCGGCTCAAGCACATGACGCCGACGATGAACGAGGTCTTGCGTGCGCGCTTCGACCGGGTCGACGTCTCGCACGCGCGGCAGAAGTCACGCGTCCTGACCGCCCGAGGCCCGCACGACGGCGCCGAGCCCGACCCCGAACGCACGCGTGTCGACGACCTCGAGATCCGCGCGTTCGGCGGAGCGTTCGCCGGAGCCTCGCTCGACATCGGTACGCGCCTGCTGCTCGCCCACCTCCCGGAACCGGCGGATGGCGATGCGATCGACCTGGCATGTGGAACGGGGATCGTCGCAGCGACCCTGGCGATGCGGCATCCGTCGCTCCGCGTGCTCGCGTGCGATCAGTCCGCAATCGCCGTGGACTCCGCGCGCGCCACGGCGGAGGCCAACGGCCTCGACGACAGGATCACCGTCGTGCGCGACGACATGATGCGCTCGCGGGCCGACGACAGTGCGGCGTTCATCGCGCTGAACCCGCCGTTCCACTCGGGTGCGGCGGTCACCGAGGGCATCGCGCCGCGGATGTTCGCCGAGGCCGCGCGGGTCCTCCGCCCGGGCGGGGAACTGTGGACGGTGTGGAACTCCGCGCTGCAGTACCGCCCCGCGCTCGAGCGTCTGGTCGGGCCGACGCGTCAGATCGCGCGCGACCGGAAGTTCACGGTGACCGTGTCGACGAAGCGGTGA
- a CDS encoding FUSC family protein — protein MAESRGRVWTGVIRVGPRQGDHRVALRAVLSVGVPLLVLLLVGRLDLSVYASFGAFAALYGRTDLPRTRVRMQATAGAILVASMLVGTALSFFATPAIVSVAAVALVAAAVTLFAYRRRWHPPGALFAVFAAGATASFPATGTTFGLVIVVGGASVVWSLVVTTALVLLRRGSWRRPARTRPPIGAVAWEMTATVGAAALLAGIAGALLIGTHWYWAMVGAVAAVGGAHVTARLIRGVQRLVGTLLGVLIAAGLLALSLPPWLVILIAIALQAGAELFVGRNYGIAMIFITPLALLMVSLASPAGPDLLLRDRVLETVIGVAVGTVVAIVSAGLRRRSERD, from the coding sequence GTGGCGGAATCCCGGGGGCGTGTGTGGACCGGGGTCATCCGGGTGGGACCGCGTCAGGGCGATCACCGCGTCGCCCTCCGCGCGGTGCTCAGCGTCGGTGTCCCCCTGCTGGTCCTCCTCCTCGTCGGGCGACTCGATCTGAGCGTCTATGCGAGCTTCGGGGCGTTCGCCGCGCTGTACGGCCGGACCGATCTGCCACGCACCCGCGTACGGATGCAGGCGACCGCCGGCGCGATCCTCGTCGCGTCGATGCTCGTCGGCACCGCGCTGTCGTTCTTCGCGACACCGGCGATCGTGAGCGTCGCCGCCGTCGCGCTCGTGGCGGCGGCAGTCACCCTCTTCGCGTACCGCAGGAGATGGCATCCGCCCGGCGCGCTGTTCGCGGTCTTCGCGGCCGGCGCGACGGCGAGCTTCCCCGCCACCGGAACGACTTTCGGCCTCGTCATCGTCGTGGGTGGCGCGAGCGTCGTCTGGAGCCTGGTCGTGACCACCGCCCTCGTCCTCCTGCGGCGCGGCTCCTGGCGACGCCCGGCCCGCACGCGGCCTCCGATCGGCGCGGTCGCGTGGGAGATGACGGCGACTGTCGGTGCCGCGGCGCTGCTCGCCGGGATCGCCGGCGCCCTGCTCATCGGCACCCACTGGTACTGGGCCATGGTCGGCGCCGTCGCCGCCGTCGGCGGAGCGCACGTGACCGCTCGACTGATTCGCGGCGTGCAACGCCTGGTCGGCACCCTCCTCGGTGTGCTGATCGCGGCCGGGTTGCTCGCCCTCAGCCTGCCGCCGTGGCTGGTCATCCTCATCGCCATCGCGCTGCAGGCAGGTGCCGAGCTGTTCGTCGGGCGCAACTACGGCATCGCGATGATCTTCATCACCCCGCTCGCGCTGCTCATGGTCTCGCTCGCCTCGCCCGCCGGCCCCGACCTGCTCTTGCGCGACCGCGTCCTCGAGACGGTCATCGGCGTCGCGGTCGGCACGGTGGTCGCGATCGTGTCGGCGGGGCTGCGACGCCGATCTGAGAGAGACTGA
- a CDS encoding thiamine pyrophosphate-binding protein — MTTYTVADYLLDRLAEAGVRHFFGVPGDFTLAFLDHVERHPLIEWVGCANELGAGYAADGYARLHGIGALSTTFGVGELSAISAVAGSYAEHVPVLHVVGSPTTAVQAAGRASHHSLGDGDFGHFARMTAEVTAAQEILTATDATAQIDRLLTEVRHRRLPGYLLIPADIGETPVDPPSEPLPSPDTVTDPAVLTRFRDAVAARLAVADSAAVLADILVARLDAEDHLRRVLDCGVPHASLLWGRRVVDESASGYLGSYLGATSAPAVRAGIEDADVLVMAGVQFTDLTSGFFSQRIDPARTIEVRGEHARIGDDDFRPLAMRDALDAVAEELAALPGRFAVTTEVPAVSTHVPADPGAALSQEALWREVAAFLRDGDTVLADQGTSFYGMAGERLPHGVVFGGQPLWAAIGFTLPAILGAALARPERRPVLLIGDGAAQLTSAELGTIVRHGIPAIIVVVDNAGYTVERVIHGLHEEYNDIAIWDWTTLLAAVDPAATSVGVRVDTVGGLTEALGAARASDGLTLIQAVVPQDDVPPVLADLAAAAAAANRRS, encoded by the coding sequence ATGACGACCTATACCGTGGCCGATTACCTCCTCGATCGGCTCGCCGAAGCGGGGGTCCGGCACTTCTTCGGTGTTCCCGGCGACTTCACGCTCGCGTTCCTCGACCATGTCGAGCGTCACCCGCTCATCGAGTGGGTCGGTTGCGCCAATGAGCTCGGCGCCGGCTACGCCGCCGACGGCTACGCGCGTCTGCACGGCATCGGCGCCCTCAGTACGACCTTCGGTGTCGGCGAGCTCTCCGCGATCAGCGCGGTCGCCGGGAGCTATGCCGAGCACGTCCCCGTGCTGCACGTCGTCGGTTCCCCGACGACCGCGGTGCAGGCGGCCGGGCGCGCGAGCCACCACTCCCTCGGCGACGGCGACTTCGGGCATTTCGCCCGCATGACCGCCGAAGTCACCGCCGCTCAAGAGATCCTGACGGCGACGGATGCCACGGCCCAGATCGACCGGCTGCTCACCGAGGTGCGCCATCGGCGTCTGCCGGGGTACCTCCTCATCCCCGCCGACATCGGCGAGACGCCCGTCGATCCGCCGTCGGAGCCGCTCCCCTCGCCCGACACGGTCACCGACCCTGCGGTGCTCACGCGGTTCCGCGACGCGGTCGCGGCTCGCCTCGCCGTCGCCGACTCGGCCGCGGTGCTCGCCGACATCCTCGTCGCGCGCCTCGACGCCGAGGACCACCTCCGCCGGGTCCTCGACTGCGGCGTGCCGCACGCGTCGCTCCTCTGGGGCCGCCGCGTCGTCGACGAGTCGGCGTCGGGGTACCTGGGGTCCTACCTCGGTGCGACGAGCGCCCCGGCCGTCCGCGCCGGTATCGAAGACGCAGACGTCCTCGTGATGGCCGGTGTGCAGTTCACCGACCTGACGAGCGGGTTCTTCTCACAGCGCATCGACCCGGCGCGCACGATCGAGGTCCGCGGCGAGCACGCGCGCATCGGCGACGACGACTTCCGGCCCCTCGCGATGCGCGACGCGCTGGACGCCGTGGCGGAGGAGCTCGCGGCGCTCCCTGGCCGCTTCGCCGTCACGACGGAAGTGCCCGCCGTCTCGACCCACGTCCCCGCCGACCCCGGTGCGGCCCTGTCGCAAGAGGCCCTCTGGCGCGAGGTGGCCGCGTTCCTTCGCGACGGCGACACCGTGCTCGCCGACCAGGGCACGTCGTTCTACGGCATGGCGGGCGAACGGCTGCCGCACGGCGTCGTCTTCGGCGGACAACCGCTGTGGGCGGCGATCGGCTTCACGCTGCCCGCGATCCTCGGTGCCGCCCTCGCGAGACCCGAACGACGCCCTGTGCTGCTCATCGGCGACGGTGCCGCGCAGCTCACGAGCGCCGAGCTGGGCACGATCGTGCGGCACGGCATCCCCGCCATCATCGTGGTCGTCGACAACGCCGGGTACACGGTCGAACGCGTCATCCACGGTCTGCACGAGGAATACAACGACATCGCCATCTGGGACTGGACGACGCTCCTGGCCGCCGTGGACCCGGCGGCCACGAGCGTGGGCGTGCGCGTCGACACGGTCGGTGGTCTGACCGAGGCGCTGGGAGCCGCCCGCGCGTCCGACGGCCTGACGCTGATCCAGGCGGTCGTCCCCCAGGACGACGTGCCGCCCGTGCTCGCCGACCTCGCGGCCGCGGCCGCCGCCGCGAACCGCCGGTCCTGA
- a CDS encoding DUF3817 domain-containing protein — protein MFRTPLTLFRTLAIAEAVSWTLLIGGLILRATADLPIAVTIGGGIHGFVFLAYGATAVLVALNQRWGLAPAAVAIVSAVIPYATVPTEIWLQRSGRLRGAWRLDDTGDPRDRRPIDRALRFFLRRPWALALVLVVVVALVFVVLLVVGPPGGKG, from the coding sequence GTGTTCCGCACGCCGCTGACCCTGTTCCGCACGCTCGCGATCGCCGAGGCGGTCTCGTGGACCCTCTTGATCGGCGGGCTCATCCTGCGGGCCACGGCCGACCTCCCGATCGCGGTGACGATCGGCGGCGGTATCCACGGTTTCGTGTTCCTCGCCTACGGCGCGACCGCCGTCCTCGTCGCGCTGAACCAGCGGTGGGGTCTCGCACCCGCGGCGGTCGCGATCGTCAGCGCGGTGATCCCTTATGCCACGGTGCCCACGGAGATCTGGCTGCAGCGCTCCGGACGCCTCCGCGGGGCCTGGCGTCTCGATGACACCGGCGATCCACGCGATCGTCGCCCGATCGACCGTGCGCTGCGCTTCTTCCTCCGCCGACCGTGGGCGCTCGCGCTGGTGCTCGTCGTCGTGGTCGCGCTGGTGTTCGTCGTCCTGCTCGTGGTCGGTCCTCCGGGCGGCAAGGGCTGA
- a CDS encoding EI24 domain-containing protein yields the protein MRDFLDGAAMLARGLGQWRRTPGAMALGLIPGAVVGLVFGAVLVGWGFWLPTLVDDWTPFADTWQPFWGGALRLALGVASFGAVLFLVAVSFTAVTLTVGEPIYDRIWRATERSALGAVPDTEYGFWRGVGDSVRLVLRGILVAILAWLLGLIPLVGGVLGGLIGLLLTGWLLADELTSRSLSARGLDRTARRALLRENRARALGFGVATQLCFLVPLGAVAVMPAAVAGSTLWSHAALGETPRRPADTRPVDPAR from the coding sequence ATGCGCGATTTTCTCGACGGGGCCGCGATGCTCGCTCGCGGGCTGGGTCAGTGGAGGAGAACCCCAGGCGCGATGGCGCTCGGCCTCATCCCCGGAGCGGTCGTCGGCCTGGTGTTCGGGGCCGTGCTCGTGGGGTGGGGCTTCTGGCTGCCCACCCTCGTCGATGACTGGACCCCGTTCGCCGACACCTGGCAGCCCTTCTGGGGCGGCGCCCTGCGCCTGGCGCTGGGGGTCGCGTCGTTCGGAGCCGTGCTCTTCCTCGTCGCCGTCTCCTTCACCGCGGTCACCCTCACGGTCGGCGAACCGATCTACGACCGCATCTGGCGCGCGACCGAGCGGTCCGCCCTCGGCGCGGTGCCCGACACCGAATACGGCTTCTGGCGCGGGGTGGGCGACAGCGTGCGGCTGGTCCTGCGCGGCATCCTGGTCGCGATCCTGGCGTGGCTACTCGGGCTCATCCCCCTCGTCGGCGGGGTGCTCGGCGGTCTGATCGGCCTGCTCCTCACGGGCTGGCTGCTCGCCGACGAGCTCACTTCGCGATCACTGTCGGCTCGCGGACTCGATCGCACCGCCCGCCGCGCCCTCCTGCGCGAGAACCGGGCGAGGGCCCTGGGCTTCGGCGTCGCGACGCAGCTCTGCTTCCTCGTTCCGCTCGGCGCGGTCGCGGTGATGCCCGCCGCCGTCGCGGGCAGCACGCTGTGGTCGCACGCCGCCCTCGGCGAGACGCCCCGCCGGCCCGCCGACACGCGACCGGTCGACCCGGCACGGTAG